Proteins encoded in a region of the Benincasa hispida cultivar B227 chromosome 2, ASM972705v1, whole genome shotgun sequence genome:
- the LOC120071748 gene encoding probable flavin-containing monooxygenase 1 — translation MAPILSKIVIVGAGVSGVAAAKQLAHHQPIVFEASDCIGGVWKHCSYHSTKLQSLRCDYEFADFPWSDRDSPDFPSHLEILEYLNSYARHFDLHRFIRFNSKVVGVRFIGNGDSGEFGPLLPGRPVWEISVLDTLSKTIQLYEVEMVVMCIGKYGDVPKLPEFPSSKGPDIFAGKVMHSLDYCKLGKEEATELLKGKRVAVIGYKKSAIDLAVECAQANQGPEGKECTMVVRGLHWTVPHYWVWGLPFFLFFSTRTSQFLHERPNQTFLKTLMCLFLSPMRQAVSKFIESYLTWKMPLEKYGLKPEHPFIEDYASCQMAIMPENFFRHADEGKIVIKKASKWWFWNGGIEFDDGSRSEFDVVIMATGFDGKKKLTVIFPQPFRTILQYPSGMMPLYRGTINPMIPNMAFVGYLESVANLHTSELRSIWLARLVDEKFKLPETREMVEQINQEMEVMKRTTRFYKRHCISTYSINHSDQICEEMGWNPWRKNNWFSEALSPYGSQDYNNNITTKIN, via the exons ATGGCTCCTATTCTCTCTAAAATCGTTATCGTTGGCGCCGGAGTTAGTGGTGTCGCTGCTGCGAAGCAGCTGGCTCATCACCAGCCGATCGTCTTTGAGGCCTCTGATTGCATTGGTGGCGTTTGGAAACATTGTTCTTATCACTCTACAAAGCTTCAGTCACTTCGTTGCGATTATGAATTTGCCGATTTTCCCTGGTCAGACAGGGATAGCCCTGATTTTCCTTCTCATCTCGAGATTTTAGAATATTTGAATTCCTATGCTCGTCATTTCGATCTCCACCGCTTCATTCGATTTAATTCGAAAGTCGTCGGTGTTCGTTTCATTGGCAATGGAGACTCTGGTGAGTTTGGACCATTGCTTCCCGGTCGGCCGGTTTGGGAGATTTCTGTTTTAGATACTCTATCTAAAACCATTCAG TTGTATGAAGTGGAGATGGTGGTGATGTGCATCGGAAAGTATGGCGACGTCCCGAAGTTACCGGAGTTCCCGAGCAGCAAAGGACCAGATATATTCGCCGGGAAGGTGATGCATTCTCTAGATTATTGCAAGCTTGGGAAGGAAGAAGCAACTGAGCTGCTTAAGGGTAAGAGAGTTGCAGTCATCGGCTACAAAAAATCAGCCATTGATTTGGCTGTTGAATGTGCCCAAGCAAATCAAG gtcCAGAAGGAAAGGAATGCACAATGGTTGTGAGAGGGTTACATTGGACAGTGCCTCATTATTGGGTTTGGGGTTTGCcattcttcttgttcttctccaCAAGAACTTCTCAGTTCCTCCATGAAAGACCTAACCAGACCTTTCTCAAGACTCTTATGTGTCTCTTCTTATCTCCCATG AGGCAGGCAGTTTCGAAGTTTATAGAATCATATCTGACGTGGAAAATGCCACTGGAAAAGTATGGATTGAAGCCGGAGCATCCATTTATTGAGGACTACGCCTCCTGTCAGATGGCAATCATGCCGGAAAATTTTTTCCGGCATGCCGACGAGGGTAAAATTGTCATAAAAAAAGCATCGAAGTGGTGGTTCTGGAACGGCGGGATCGAGTTCGACGACGGCTCTAGATCGGAGTTCGACGTTGTCATTATGGCCACGGGCTTCGACGGCAAGAAAAAGCTAACTGTCATTTTTCCTCAGCCATTTCGTACCATTCTTCAGTACCCTTCCGGCATGATGCCCTTATACCG AGGTACAATCAATCCAATGATACCGAACATGGCGTTCGTGGGGTACCTAGAGAGTGTAGCCAACCTCCACACGTCGGAGCTTCGAAGCATATGGTTGGCCCGACTGGTGGACGAGAAGTTCAAGCTACCGGAGACCCGAGAAATGGTGGAGCAAATAAACCAAGAGATGGAGGTGATGAAAAGGACCACAAGGTTCTACAAAAGGCATTGCATTTCAACTTATAGTATCAATCATAGTGACCAAATCTGTGAGGAAATGGGTTGGAACCCTTGGAGGAAGAACAATTGGTTTTCTGAAGCTCTCTCTCCTTATGGAAGTCAAGACTACAACAACAATATCACCACCAAAATAAATTAA